A window from Hemicordylus capensis ecotype Gifberg chromosome 2, rHemCap1.1.pri, whole genome shotgun sequence encodes these proteins:
- the C2H3orf49 gene encoding putative uncharacterized protein C3orf49 homolog: MPLNQRCFASSLRSYRGKTPSDIMQKTQKKTDQVRRKGTERWQRVMSSNLVKLIPQGHLPNGSKGLGYRTGKKKSIMEQFRATVRKMFPFYQKASKKPKRQGDSPSNPEMSRTPPVSRKHHLLPRIVRELSSPKILPKLKRRKLSQNAAIKLDVNIIEEHAQGIDGTSTVVQARRMTRRISVVSLPPGMQKALYPAKKKHYTVLKKKKKNMPSMWYHSDITVGKLQMQVDNLLDNISEKSIQLLALRSAELQQCESLGDKILQSSKQFQRVSLRTTKKLKLKNMCFLCRCCC, translated from the exons ATGCCCCTTAACCAAAGATGCTTCGCTAGTTCTCTTAGGAGCTACAGAGGAAAAACTCCTAGTGATATTATGCAGAAAACTCAGAAGAAAACAGACCAAGTAAGAAGAAAAGGGACTGAAAG GTGGCAAAGAGTCATGTCTTCCAATTTAGTGAAACTGATACCTCAAGGACACTTACCTAATGGCTCCAAAGGTCTTGGATACCGCACAGGCAAGAAAAAAAGTATTATGGAACAGTTTAGGGCCACAGTGAGGAAAATGTTCCCATTCTAtcaaaaagcaagcaagaaacCCAAGCGTCAAGGTGACAGCCCTTCAAACCCAGAAATGTCTAGAACACCTCCTGTTTCCAGGAAGCACCATCTCCTTCCAAGGATTGTTAGGGAATTATCTTCACCAAAAATATTACCAAAACTGAAAAGAAGGAAGCTTTCTCAAAATG cAGCAATTAAACTGGATGTGAACATAATTGAGGAACATGCACAAGGCATTGATGGGACAAGCACAGTTGTGCAGGCAAGACGGATGACGAGACGCATCTCAGTAGTGTCTCTCCCACCTGGGATGCAAAAG GCTTTGTATCCAGCAAAAAAGAAACACTACACAgtgttaaaaaagaagaaaaagaatatgCCATCAATGTGGTACCATTCAGATATAACTGTTGGGAAGCTTCAAATGCAG GTGGATAATCTCTTGGATAATATCAGTGAAAAATCCATACAGTTATTGGCTCTCAGAAGTGCAGAGCTACAACAATGCGAGTCTTTGGGAGACAAGATACTTCAATCCTCTAAGCAGTTCCAAAGGGTTTCCTTGAGGACTACAAAGAAGCTTAAACTGAAAAATATGTGTTTTCTATGCAGATGTTGTTGCTAA